The following DNA comes from Rosa rugosa chromosome 5, drRosRugo1.1, whole genome shotgun sequence.
CTCATTCTAAAGTTATCAATTAGTAGATAGAAAGCTTGAATGATAGTGTTGCTTTATCGAACTTGTGAGCTTTTCAGGTTATTCTATACCTAGCTTTGGTCATTTCGTGTTCACAACTTCGCATAATAAATCTAAAGTTTATTCATCGTAGGTAGAATGTTTTACTCAAAAGTTGGAAATATAGAACTAAAGTTTGCACAAGAATTATACTTTTGTTTGTAGTCGTTTCAAGAAAATGGCAAGAACTTTCCAACCTTTGTCATATACGGCATTGCATCACGCATATCAGACTATACATTACCAAAATtgactttgtttttcttttgacaTGCATACAATAGAAAATTAATCAAACGTAAAATTATGTTTATATATCGGATGTGACGCTATTAGTAGATTCAATGAATGAATCGTTATTTATTTTAGAGTATTACATGATTCAGTAGCGTGTGAGGTTAATATTACATATATATCGTTGATCAAATATGAGGGGAACACACTAATCATGTCCATTAAGTGGTTAATCATCTTGTGAGGGTATCTAGcacttaattaattattataaCCATATACTGTATATCATTCCTCCAGGGGATATGTGATGATCTTTTTAGAACATAGGATTCGCATGGATTGACTTGTTTAATCTTGAAGAATGAACTTAATTATATTAATTAGGTTGACTATTATAATCCATATTATCATGTCAAGTGTGAAATCGGACCTCGATCCATGGAGAGAGCAGTTCCGTTTAGAAAAACACCAGTGGTGATCAGGTCAATGAATTAGGTTTTAGGTTTGACAATTTCTTACCAAAAGAAGCAAAAGACTACTTTTTGATCTAAACTCAAGGCATTATTTAGTTCCTCAAAAATCACAGTCATATATAAAAATGTGGTGCtattttcttctccatttccGTTCTCTCCTTTTAGAAAGAAATTACGGACTGAATCCCCGCAGCAAGAACATGCATGATCTTAAATTCGCTGTGCAAAGTTTGACAATGTCTCGCTTGCAAATCCATGTCTGTATTTTTGTCCACAAGAAGAGGATGGCCACCTACCTATTATATGAattcatatataaatatatatatatatatataatctatatatttgtatattCCATCTGTAAATATCTGATTGTAGTCTTCTCTATTCCTACGTACTAGCTAGCTATGTAGATAGGCTAGAAACCAACAATTTATAAATCTCCATCAAACCTCCATCGAAAAAGACATTAGGTTAATCAAGGCAATGCAACTTGTTTTTATATTATGTATACGTAGAAAGTTCTAGCCTTAATATCAAAATTGTCTTCCCTCCATGcgttagttaattaattaaaaatttgTCCAAGAATATAATATTTGACCTAGACTTTGTCATTTTGCTTCGTTTATTGTAATTTTTCTACTGCCTAGTCTGTCAGGGCATCGAACATTTCATAGAGATAGTCTGATAGAACACGAAGTGCTGCTCTCATGAAAATCACTTGATTGCACAAAGACAACATACAAGAGACAAATCACACATCCATTAATATTAAGCTGCAATGATTATATATAGTATGTTGCTTAAGTCGTCGTCTATCACACATTATTTTGGGAGAGAGCTAGATAAAAAGATATATATAAaacatcatttttcttttctgtagTCTGGACTGATCTGCTGGGAACGAAGGAGGAGGAATGATTGAAGAGCTAAGCGAGTAAGCGATGGAGGGGTACGTTCGATTCCCCCACCATATTGACTTTTGAAGCTCCAGGCATCGAATTAGGTGGAGCCGTGGAAATACTTTGAACTTTTCAATCTTGTTCAATCAGTTAAATTCCAGTTCATCGTCTCCCCAAATTCTTTCGTATCTAGCCTTTTGGCGATACCTGCTACCTCATCTGTCTCTGCATGCTTGTACTCTGATTCTCGTGATTAGAATAAGATCGATCGATACTAGAAACAAACAATAATTTATAATGTGCAACCATAAGAAACACTAAGGATCGACCTTCCAGATGGTTTGGTGTCTATATTCAATGCTAAATATCAATTACCGATCTCATGGAAACGTTTGATCAAAGAGGATTTGCACTCACCCATCAATCATTAGTGCCATTTCACCAAAATGAACAAATTAAGACAACCATACTCATGGAACAAAGCTTACACACATCCATCACCTTAGTGTCTTGAATTAGTTACAAGCCTACGTTACAAgattccaataaaaaaaaaagtgattgtGGGGTAAAGGTCTATGCCTGACAGCAGGCTGAAGTGAAGTCAGCTTAATTCGTGGGATGACTCCCAATCAAATGACTCAATGTAGGAAATTGGGTATATATATGGACTTTAATTCCCTAGAGTTGACATGGTTGCCGCAGCAAGCTATTCCATATGTTATACTTACACTCCCATATTTTCTACGTTATGCACGCTTTACTACACTTCAAACACAGACGGAAAATGAATTTCGCAAACGAATTCGTGACCTTCTCTTTTCTACATCTTAGTTGTGGATAATGTTGCCGATCATAATTGTACTCCTCAAGTTGAGGACGTAATACGTACACTATACAAGAATGAATGAAATCATAGTCTTATATATACTCGTCATTTTCCAAGTTGGAACCGACCAAGCTCTTTGTCTGTGAGTCTGTGACCCTTGGGGCTAAGGCTGGACCTAGCTTAATAAGCAGGTCAAAATAAGCAGCTAAATACATAACGTATATAACTTATATACCACACGACCAGCCCTAGCATATGTGTACCCACTTTTTTCTTGGATTTGTTTGGCTGGACATGACTTTTTTTATCCTTCTTATAAGCAATTATCACATGGTCAAATGACTCAAATCTAGGGAATATGTGATGATTAAAGAAGTTGGCAAACCCCAAGTCTTCTAAATTGGAATTAGGTAATTAAAAACTTGAATTGAATAATACAAAGTTTGAAATTAGCTTTGtatcaaaaaaaggttgaaatTAGCTAGCTAAATGCCCCAAGCTCGCTATTCTGGTCGATCATGCACGTAAATTGCCATGCAAGGCCACTAAAGACCTGATCGATGACACGTGCTAAATTAGCAGTAGACAATGACCGGCTTGCACCCTCAGAAAAAGCCCAATTACACCCAATATGCTCCAAGACTACTTCATAATCACTATCTAGTAGGCTGAAAGCTCAATTACACCCTCAGACCAGAACAAGCCCAATTACCCGCTCAGACCAGCAAAAGCCTAATTACACCTCAGATAAAAAGGCCCACACTCACCAACAGACCAAAAACCCAGTTACACCCTCAGACAAGAAAGGCCCAATTACGACCTCATATAAGAAAAAGCTCAATGACACCCTCAGATCAAAAAGCCCAATTACATCCTTCGTGACCAAAAACCCAATTTCACCCTCAGACCAAAAATGCCGAAATACACCCTCAGACCAATTACGCCCTGCTACCAAAAAAGCCCAATTACACCGGCAGACCAGAAATCCAATTACACCATCATTGCATATGGGAATATAGAAAGTAAAGAGGAAAAGGCATGACCAGAAGAATTGCCACAGACCATAAAAAGGCCAATTACTCcctcagataaaaaaaaaaaaaaaaaaaaaaaagaacaattacGACCTCGGATTAAAAAAGGCCCAGTCCAAAAAAGCTCAACACCCTCAAATAAAAAAGCCCAATTATATGCTTACTGACCAAAAAGCCTAATTACATCCTTACAGCCCAGAAAAGCCGAATTACTCCCTCAGACAAGAAAAAGCCCAGTTAGGACATCAAACAAAACAAGGCCCAATTACGACCTCAGATCAAAAACGACTAATGACACCCTCAGAACAAAAAAAGCCCAATTACCACCTCAAATTAGATCAAGCCCAGTTACGACCTCAAATCAGAAAAAGCACAATCACACCCACAGATCAAAAAACCCAATTACATCCTTAGTGACCAAAAAAGCTCAACTTCACCGTCAGACCAAAAAGGCCCAGTTACACCCTCAGGCCCAATTACGCTCTCAGACCAAAAAGCCAATTATATCAGCAGAACAGAAAAAGCCCAATTACACCCACAAACCAGAAAAAGCCCAATTTCTCCCACAAACCAGAAAAAGCTCAATTACTCCCTCGGACAAGAAAAAGCCCAATTATGATCTCAGAGCAGAAAAAGCCCAATTACATCCTCAGACCCAAAAAAGGCTCGATTATATCCTCAGaccgaaaaataaaaataaaaaatagatcCCTCAGACCAAAAAGTCCCAATTACACCGTCACCCAAAAAGACCCAATTACAGCCTCTCAGACCAGATAAAGCTCAATTACATCCACCAGAAAAATTCCCAAGATCAGAACTGTTCTTTTGTTCTTTCGAAATAATTTTCATTTGCTCCAAAGTTCAAGCTAACAGTAGATCTGTATTTTCCAGCTGAACAAACATAGGGTTCTAATTTTATCTCAGAAGAGTATAATAGCAAAGCTCAAACATGCAATTACCCTTCCAGAGTACCAATACAAAATCCGGCAAATGAggaatttaatttattcaatatGTTGAAATTGGTTGAACAactgagaaaagaaaaggacagTCTATAACAATTGTCTCAGTACAGTCCCATGAAATTTATCATCATCAGCAGTGAAAAGCATCAAATTATCCACAGCTCACGAAATTCAGCTTCCTGTTCAAAATTAACATAGGAGTTAACAGGAAGAATCACTAAAACAGCATAAATTCAACCAAAAAAGTATGACAGTAAATGTAAAACTTGATATTAGGTCATTATCTGTAGATACCTCAACTAGTCTCGTAAACATGTCTTACACAAAACAACAATACGTCTATAAAACTTGATATTAGGTCATCAGTCTATTCTATTGCCCTTTATTTCCACAAAATTTTTTTGACCAGAGATTGCTTAAATGAACGACTCACTAAATTTAAGAGTATGCATGCGCTAAGAATGATGATACCAACTCATCAGAAATTATTCCATGACAATGGAGCAAAGCAAGCCCAACAAATAGCACATTGTCCTTTTTTATCCCAAGTAGGATTGAACCTAGAATGTTTACCCTTAACCTCATGTGTAGGGCTCATGGGTAAGATTTATACAGTTCTGAATCCATCACTTTGCTTTAACGCAAAAGTACCAGGAGACAAGTTTTACCTACAATATTCAATAGTTGAGACTCCCACACCAATAAATGACTTACCTGTTTCATATACAGCGATGACGGGTAACAAAACACATTTAGTTGAAAGCATCACAAAATTAAAGAGACAAGATTGGAGACAATTTAAAATCCCAATATTTGTAAAAATGTTTGGCCATGTTCAGCATGACAAGATTATGAAATCTCTACTTTCACTGTTTGGGTCCGTCAATCTTGGTCCAAAGTTTCACTGtcgaaaaaaaagagaagagtgATTCAGATGGGCAAGAGAGAGCCAAAATGAACCCGGATTGTCTGTTCCTTAAATTTTCCTTCATCATTTTGAGAACAAATCAGAAAATTCAAGTTCAACAGACAAATTTCTCAACCTAATGACTAACGTATGATGCATGATACTTGAGTGGACTGCCAGATTAATATGACCGAATTTTCTATCAGCACAGGTCATGCTCTGTACACAAATCAAATTCTATTTTAAAATCAGAAAACTGCTATTGCAATCCCTaataagcttatacactcaCATGACCTGAACAAATGAGGGACTTCTACTTCTCGCACGGCATCACACAATCCTAACTCAACCTCTCCAAATGAGGGGCTTCTATTTCTTGCACGGCATCACACAATCCTTACTCAAGCTCTCATATCAAGTATTTGCATACAAGATTTCACAAATGAATGCAAGAAAAGATTTTACCAAAGACCAGAAGAAACACAAAAGATATCTCCATCTCTAACAGACTAATAACAATACCTAAATAACAAGAGAACTTATCTAGTTAGGCACACCCCCACACAATGTCAGCTATAAGTAAAACTCGCCAGTTTCTCCCCAGACTCAAACACAAATCCCACATTCCAATCAGTTCAAAACCTTTTATCTTCTCAGAGCTAGTAATCCGCATATACTGTTTACAAATGCAAATAAGAGCTCCTAACCCAAATCCACAGCTTTCCCCTTACTCAATTCTCCCACATTGATCGCAAATCCGCTAACTCCAAATCAAATTGCACATCCACCAAATCAAACTGAGCTAAATCACAGTAACTAACTGATCATCCAAAAACCCAACGGCTTACTTACGAATACGCTTATGCTGAATCAATAAACTCTACATAATCACAGTACCTAACAATTCACAACAAAACCCGAACCGAAATTTCAAATAATGAagagtatatatgtatatatccaATTACCTCTAAGCGCCGGCGGTCTTGGGAATGAGAGGGATGGCGAGTCCCTGCTGAATCTGGGCCTCCTTCTCTCGGATCTTCTGCATCAGGAGCATCCGCTCCATGACGAGCTCGTACTCGCACTTCTCGTACACGTGGCGCTCGTTGCCGCACTTCCACGGCAGGTACATCTCGGCCTGGCGGCACTTGTTCAGAGGGATCAGCAAGTGCGCGCACTGGTCCCGATACGCTATCGGCACCCGATTCTCCACCATCTCCTCCTGCGTCGCTATCATCTTCTTCGTTGTTCCCTCCGCTGCCATTTTTAGGGTTCCACCCTCCGCGCTACGACGTCGTTTTGACCGTTTTGATCAGAGCTAGAGTTTCAGGTGGCGATTGAGGATGATATACGGTTTCGACTTCCGAGCACTACGGGCCGGGCCCAAATACTACAAGCTTTAGTGAGCTTCCTTCTCTtgttaccatttttttttttttttttactgtgagTGGGGCCCAAATATTGCAAGCTTTAGTGGCGTATCGAACTAGGATGAAGCCCATTCCAGAATCCTAATTATGGTTTAGAAGTAgttagaaagaaagaagagcgtGCAGAATTGAATAATCAGATTGCTAAAGAGTACCGCTCAACTTTTTTAGAGTTACCCCAATTGTTTAGTCCTCTTAACTAAGTTTAACTTCCATTATTAATAGAGGCCATCAAACTGCTGATAGACATTTAAAGGGAACTAATATGGAGCCGAAAATTCTACTGCGTGAACTGGATGAAGAAGCACGCATACTGCCTGCTAAGAAGTTTGTTAAATTTGAGTCGTGTTTGTACTATTTAGCCGCTGAAGTGTGAATTCTAATGCTGTGTATGGTTTTAAATTGTGCTAGGTTGGTGAACAAAGTCGCAGTTATAACTGGGGGTGCAAGAGGGATTGGAGCTGCTGCGGCCAAGCTATTTGCCCGAAACGGTGCCCATGTTGTGATTGCCGACATACTTGACGACTTGGGAGCTGCACTGGCCGACTCTATTGGGGGACGGTACATACACTGTGATGTGTCCAAGGAATCTGATGTTGAATCAGCTATTGAGCTTGCACTCGGAAGGACAGGCCAGCTTGACATCATGTTCAACAATGCTGGTATTTCTGGTCCGTCGGGGAGTATAACCAGCCTTGACATGGGAAAGGTGCAGCAACTACTCTCAGTCAACACTTTCGGCTGTTTACATGGGATTAAGTATGCAGCAGCAGCTATGATCAAAACCAGAACAAGCGGGAGCATCATCTGCACATCGAGCACTGCAGCTATCATGGGCGGCCTTGGTGGACATGCCTACACATTGTCAAAGGAGTCCATCAATGGACTGGTGAGAAGCGCTGCATGTGAGTTGGGAGTCCATGGCATTCGTGTGAACAGTATTTCTCCACACGGGGTTCCTTCAGAGATGCTGGTCGCTGCCTACAGAGAGATTCTTGGGAAAGAGGATATGCAGGCCGAAGATGTAAGCAAGATTGTGGGAGAAAGGGCGAGCTTGTTGCATGGCAGATGTGGAACTGTGGAAGATGTCGCAGAAGCTGCATTATTCCTTGCCAGTGAAGACTCAGGGTTCATAACAGCCCATAATCTTGTCCTTGATGGGGGTTATACTTCTGCTGTCAGTACCATGAGCTTCATTTATCAATTTACCAATAGACAATAGTCACACATACCAGTGGTGAATGTCAATCTTATATAACATATACAAGCATGAAACTGCTTCCTGAGTTTAAGCATAATGAGAATTCTTTTGGTAGTAGTTGCAAAGTACCACCAAACGTTGGAGAACCTTTAAGGGAGATATCACTAAGAGAGTTCGGAAATAGCAATGCTAAAATGCTGGAAGCTATGATCCAACTAAATTGGCATTCAGGagtgaaaaacaaaattatgcaTCATAAAGAAAACCAAGCTGCTACAGACAGACATATCTCtgcattttttcttcttcatagaaCTCGAATTGGGCAGCTATTGGAGCAACTAGAAGGATAAATATGATTATCTCATCTACAGAATCTTCTACAAAATCATTGTTCCAACAACAAGAAGCAAAAGAGCAAATACGGAACATGGTTTAATTGCAGTACCAGAGCTATGTAAATAACTAAAAACAGCTAGTTTGTGAAGGGAGAGAATAAACTTCCAACAAGCTCCCGAGCAACGGTTGATATCAAAAATAACTTCAAACCTAAATCTTGATGTTGAAGTAATCATGATCGAAGTGATGTAGACGTATGTAACCATCTTCACCTCCACTTGAGaaactgaaaataaataaaatacaaagaaaaaattacaaaaaccaaaacaccaATGCTATGTTAAGACGCACATATCTGTGTAAGACTGActtctacacacacacacacagagatcaCAACCCACATTATGACTGGAAAAAACACAGATCCTCTATATATAAACATATGCCAGAGGCCTAGTGAGCAGGTGATTGAACCATACCTTTTACCATCAGGGTTGAAAGCCAAAGCATTAATAGGTCCAAAATGCCCTTTAACACCTCCAATCTCTTCTTGAAGAATCTAAGGCATATGACAATGGAAAAACATCATGTACTGAAGTGGACAAAACCAAAATTATATTAAAGAAAGGAATAGAATTTACCTTGTCATAGAATTTGGCTTCGAATTTCCCAGCACGATGATCAGTTGTGGTGACATTGATTGCATCCTGACCACCACCAAGTACAACCTGGGAAGCACAAATTGAGTTTCATGTTTAAGTCTTTTAAACTGTACCAGAAAAACAATGACTAAACAAGAGACCCAAAGGGACTAAGTAGCTGAATGACCTGTAGTCCATTCCTCCAACTTCATACTAGACACTAAAAGCACAAACTATTCTGTATGTGACTGGTAGAAAGCATTTTCCCATTTATGTACAGATTCCGTTATTATTTCAAAGGCCTTTTCAGGGTatgtaaaaaataaatgaacaaCACTATAACGTTAACGAAGTTCGGCTTACATGATTGAGAAGAGGCGACATTGCAACTGCATTGACTGGACTCTCAGTCCGGTATGTCTTGATAAGAGTCAATGTTCTAGTATCCCAAAGCTAAACATTTGCAGCAGCAAAACACAAATGCAGTAAACATTTAGAAACTAGCACTCACACAAACTGCATAGATATAGACTATGAGAAACATCACCTTGGCAGATTTATCAAGGGAACCGGTTAGAAAGTGTGAACCATCCGGAGATTTTACTAGTGAAGTAATTGTTTTCGTGTGACCCTCTTCCTTCTGGTTCTCTTGAAGTAGTTTTCCAGTCTGCAAATCCGAAACAACAGTAAGTAAAACAACTTAACCCAAGAATAAGAAATGCGCAAGCATTCAATAGAAAAGCTAAAGCTAGTAATCAATCACCTCAGAATCCCAGATACGAATGACAGCATCTTCTCCGGCGCTTATGATAGTGCTGTTCAACGGCCCCCAAACAGCTCTGTTTATCTTCATTCTCCCCTGAGGAACCTTGAGTGTCAGAATCGATTCGGCAGTCTCTGGAAATCGAAACCCAAACGATTATTCATATTCAAATTAAACACAAATTCGAAGAAGGCAAAGTTCAAAGAGCTGAAATGCTTACGATCGGCAGGGTCTCCGGCGATGCGTTTGACGTGAATCGCAGAAGTGAGCTCCATGAACGGGTCGGTGGTGATGACGGCGAGCTTATCGCCGACGGAGAACTCCACCGACCTCGTCGGAGAGTCGAAGTTGAAGGTGAAGACCTGCTGGCCAGACTGAACATCCCAAAGCTTGGCGCTCTGATCTGCGCTACCGGTGATGAGGCGGGAGGAGTCTCTGGAGACGTCGCAGCACCAAACGGCGCCGTTGTGGCCGCGGTAGGTGCCGAGGCGCTCGCCGTTGTCGGCGAACCATACGTTGGGGGTGTGATCCTTGGCGCAGGAGAAGAGTAGGTCGCCGTCGCGGTTGTACTTGAGGAAGGTCAAAGGCCTCTCGTGCCCTTTCATCAGAATCGGCCTCATCTTGGGATTCGAGCAACGACGAATCGGACGATCAAGGCCGACggaggcagagagagagagagagagagtctggggAAGAAAGCGGTGGAAGAAGGTTTTGGGGTTAGCTGGTTAAGGCTATCTGGTTCTGTGAAACTAGGGTTTGGGGGAGCTTTCTGGAAATTAGAATCCAAGGCCCATATAGCCAATTGGGCCTTCAGTACAGAGTGCTGTTATTTGCACCCAATATTCATCgcccacatttttttttttttttgacaatgagcCCACATTGTTTCTCAACTTTATAAGGGTAAAGTTGAAGGTTTCTTCTTACGGTTATCCACTTCTGAATTTAATATCGAGTGCGAATTACAAGTTTTCTAGTTATTTGCTACTTTTAATGTATCGACACTTTAAATCGGTGTTAAACTTTAAACCGGTGTTAAACATGCTCTATGCACTTATAAAGTTATTAACTTAATGAGCAAACCAAGATCGTTTCacaaaatacataaacacaaccaaatgatcaaTATAATATGAACTAGAAGGTTTTGGAAGGCTATCTGGTTCTGTGAAACTAGGGTTTGGGGGAGCTTTCTGGAAATTAGAATCCAAGGCCCATTATAGCCAATTGGGCCTTCAGTACAGAGTGTTGTTTTTTGCACCCAATATTCAtcgcccaaattttttttttttttttttttttgacaatgagcCCACATTATTTCTCAACTTATAAGGATAAAGTTGATACGGTTATCCACTTCTGAATTTAATATCGAAGCTCGATCGTATGGAGTGCGAATTACATGTTTTCTAGTTATTTGTTACTTTTAATGTATCAACACTTTAAACCGGTGTCAAATATGCTCTAGGCACTTATAAAGTCGCTTTATATAATGATAAACAACTTTATACCGATAAAGAACTAgattaaggtttttttttcaaaaaaaaacaaaaaaaaaactagattaAGGTATTAATAATTGAAGCATTTGTGGTCTTTGATATGGAAAAGTCTTTTGATCTTTGAATTCTAAGCTAATACACTATGATGTCTTTAAGTTGTAAGTTATGGTTTGTTGCTCACGTACCAAACCAGAACCATCCATACTGACTGGTGTGGTCCTGCACAATAGTTGTAAACAGTCTTTCCGGTTGCAGCCATCTCGGAAAGTTATTAGAAATCAAACTTCTATTTCTTGCTCTTGATGACATCTTAAGCAACCTTCTTCTCCTTATACCTTCTGGAAAAGACCATGTACACCAACAAATTTAGGAGGCTGAGTCCAGCCAAAAGCCAGTAGAAATAATCAAGATGGCCCTCATTCAAGTTGTCTGGAATCCATCCCGGACTCCCACCCTGTGTGGTGATAGAAGTCACAATTGTCAGAATAAGAGAGCTGAGGTAACTCCCCAATGAATTTGTCAAAAGAGACAATGCACTGCACAAACTCCTCATAGCGTCCGGCGCTTGCTCATAGAAGAACTCATGCTGCCCAATGAAGGTGAAAACCTCAGCAGCACCCAACAAAAAATATTGTGGAATTTGCCAAAGTATACTAAGCGGTACTGCAACCTCATCATCAGCCAATCCAAGCTCCCTGACAAGCTGCAATCGCTTAATCTCTACCACTGCAGCAGCTGACATACATAGAATCGACACAAAGAGCCCGATTCCCATACGATCCAACTGTGAAAAACCCCTCTCCTTGCCTGTATACTTCTTGACTATTGGAATGATTATTGTATCATAGATAGGGACCCAGATAATAACACttacaaaattgaaaaatgaaagagATGCTGCAGGAATGGTGACAGAGCCAACAACTCTGTCCATCAGCTTGCCTTGTACCACAAACAATGTAGACATTTGGGCATAAACGGCAGAAAACACAATTCCTGTTGCCCAGATTGGAAACATGCGGATCAAAATCTTCAGTTCCTCTACTTGTGTAACGGTACAAAGCCTCCATGGATTTGAAAAGTCCCCACATTCAATCTCAGCATCAGATACCAAAGCAGCTTTATCAAGGCACCTGCAGCAAAAACATTAGTACATTACAAGCAATGCATAGTGAAATACTTAGTGGAATGATGCAACCGAATCCTGGACAATGAAGAAGAAACTACCTCAGTTCATTGCTGTGCTCCAGTTTACGACTCCCTTTAATGGCAGAGCTTATGTCTTGTGTTTCATAAAGGAGACTGCTGTCCTCAGGCACCTTCAGATTTCTTTTATGGAATGATGCAACTAAAACCTGGCATATTCTTGTAAGAGGACTTCCGCCTGGTTTCTGAAATCGATACAGAgaagtacctaaaaataaaCTTGCAATGCAAACTCCCATAACTGCAGTAGGAATTCCAAATCCAATTCCCCACCCAACATTGTCCTGAATCCACACCAGTAAACTGCTTGCTATAATAGCACCAATGTTTTGAGAAAAGTAAAACCAGTTGAAATAGGATCCCTTCTTCACCCTTTCCTGGGGATCGGAATCATCGAACTGATCCGCCCC
Coding sequences within:
- the LOC133708949 gene encoding NADH dehydrogenase [ubiquinone] 1 beta subcomplex subunit 7 encodes the protein MAAEGTTKKMIATQEEMVENRVPIAYRDQCAHLLIPLNKCRQAEMYLPWKCGNERHVYEKCEYELVMERMLLMQKIREKEAQIQQGLAIPLIPKTAGA
- the LOC133708948 gene encoding short-chain dehydrogenase reductase ATA1, with the protein product MLCMVLNCARLVNKVAVITGGARGIGAAAAKLFARNGAHVVIADILDDLGAALADSIGGRYIHCDVSKESDVESAIELALGRTGQLDIMFNNAGISGPSGSITSLDMGKVQQLLSVNTFGCLHGIKYAAAAMIKTRTSGSIICTSSTAAIMGGLGGHAYTLSKESINGLVRSAACELGVHGIRVNSISPHGVPSEMLVAAYREILGKEDMQAEDVSKIVGERASLLHGRCGTVEDVAEAALFLASEDSGFITAHNLVLDGGYTSAVSTMSFIYQFTNRQ
- the LOC133708946 gene encoding eukaryotic translation initiation factor 3 subunit I-like; the protein is MRPILMKGHERPLTFLKYNRDGDLLFSCAKDHTPNVWFADNGERLGTYRGHNGAVWCCDVSRDSSRLITGSADQSAKLWDVQSGQQVFTFNFDSPTRSVEFSVGDKLAVITTDPFMELTSAIHVKRIAGDPADQTAESILTLKVPQGRMKINRAVWGPLNSTIISAGEDAVIRIWDSETGKLLQENQKEEGHTKTITSLVKSPDGSHFLTGSLDKSAKLWDTRTLTLIKTYRTESPVNAVAMSPLLNHVVLGGGQDAINVTTTDHRAGKFEAKFYDKILQEEIGGVKGHFGPINALAFNPDGKSFSSGGEDGYIRLHHFDHDYFNIKI
- the LOC133712824 gene encoding protein NRT1/ PTR FAMILY 8.3-like gives rise to the protein MSSHEDERALLEDQLLQNECSGLYTGDSSVDRKGKPALKKKTGQWKACSFVLGTFFCERLAFYGISTNLVNYLLDTLHEGTVDAATAITNWKGTCYLTPLIGAIIADTYWGRYWTIAGFTIVYLIGMVTLTLSASVPALEPAACVDSVCPEATTAQYAIFITGLYLIALGTGGIKPCIWPFGADQFDDSDPQERVKKGSYFNWFYFSQNIGAIIASSLLVWIQDNVGWGIGFGIPTAVMGVCIASLFLGTSLYRFQKPGGSPLTRICQVLVASFHKRNLKVPEDSSLLYETQDISSAIKGSRKLEHSNELRCLDKAALVSDAEIECGDFSNPWRLCTVTQVEELKILIRMFPIWATGIVFSAVYAQMSTLFVVQGKLMDRVVGSVTIPAASLSFFNFVSVIIWVPIYDTIIIPIVKKYTGKERGFSQLDRMGIGLFVSILCMSAAAVVEIKRLQLVRELGLADDEVAVPLSILWQIPQYFLLGAAEVFTFIGQHEFFYEQAPDAMRSLCSALSLLTNSLGSYLSSLILTIVTSITTQGGSPGWIPDNLNEGHLDYFYWLLAGLSLLNLLVYMVFSRRYKEKKVA